The Metabacillus litoralis genome contains a region encoding:
- a CDS encoding cobalamin B12-binding domain-containing protein: protein MAWRVHEFARFLLDGDQDAAWEILIHEVNEEITRKEVFEELITKAMQYIGDLWESNQITVADEHLATSTCEYIIARFNYYTKNNQFLQMKPNKAMFLCLENEQHDIGLKMVAQLFEEFGWKTKLLGANLPLEYALKAADKWQPSVIGLSFSIWYHAEILKTYIKALEDLPHQPTVIVGGRLLSTYDFTSHCSSKTKLFPSLTELQGWLGQHSIQGV from the coding sequence ATGGCATGGAGGGTTCATGAATTTGCCCGTTTCCTTCTTGATGGAGATCAAGATGCAGCATGGGAAATCTTGATTCACGAAGTTAATGAGGAAATCACTCGTAAAGAAGTCTTTGAGGAACTCATTACAAAAGCTATGCAATATATTGGTGATCTTTGGGAATCAAATCAAATAACTGTCGCTGATGAGCATCTTGCTACATCGACTTGTGAATACATAATCGCTAGGTTTAATTACTACACAAAAAACAATCAATTCTTGCAAATGAAACCAAACAAAGCAATGTTTTTATGCCTTGAAAACGAACAACATGATATAGGACTCAAAATGGTTGCACAACTGTTTGAAGAATTTGGTTGGAAAACAAAATTACTTGGTGCAAATTTACCATTAGAGTATGCCTTAAAGGCAGCTGACAAATGGCAACCAAGTGTGATTGGACTTTCTTTTTCGATTTGGTATCATGCAGAAATTCTTAAAACTTATATTAAAGCTTTAGAGGATCTTCCACATCAACCTACTGTTATCGTAGGAGGTCGTCTTTTATCAACATATGACTTTACCTCGCACTGCTCTAGCAAAACAAAATTATTTCCATCTCTAACAGAACTTCAAGGATGGCTCGGGCAACATTCAATACAAGGAGTGTAA
- the sda gene encoding sporulation histidine kinase inhibitor Sda, which yields MRFSKLSDTTLLNSFHEASKLHLSPDFIKLLEKEINERGLNKPNFLKKQLKKIN from the coding sequence ATGAGGTTTTCAAAACTATCAGATACAACTTTATTAAATAGTTTTCATGAAGCTAGTAAATTACATTTAAGTCCAGATTTTATTAAGTTGCTAGAAAAAGAGATTAACGAAAGAGGACTTAACAAACCAAATTTCCTAAAAAAACAATTAAAGAAAATTAATTAA
- a CDS encoding copper amine oxidase, with product MNLKKSLLAVPLSLSLLVPVQGAFAQDHTSHSAMMTAPSVETPAVELRTTLGHLLSEHAYLAVEVMRNGALATKDFEASVGALNANTEDLSKAITSVYGDKAGQQFKQMWEEHIGFFVDYVTATGENDEAKKEEALKNLDTYREKFSQFLETATGERLEAGSLADGLQMHVNQLVGAFDRYLAKDYEKAYEYEREAINHMHMVAKGLSNAIADQYPDKFEETKAVTPAADLRASLNHLLTEHAGLAVVAMQQGADGADDFEAAANALNANTEDLTAAISSVYGAEAGEQFKKMWSDHIGFFVEYVKATGAGDEEAKAQALEKLDGYRGEFSKFLETATEGRLQSDALADGLQMHVDQLIAAFDSYVAGDYEKAYEDVRGAYAHMLNPAKGLSAAFVDQFPDKFKSMMPEEMPKTGMGGTANSMNTADFVAYGLVLAVIVSLGLVIRKRFAQN from the coding sequence ATGAATCTAAAAAAATCACTTCTAGCAGTACCATTAAGTTTATCATTATTAGTACCAGTACAAGGAGCTTTTGCGCAGGATCATACTAGTCATTCCGCAATGATGACAGCTCCATCAGTAGAAACCCCAGCAGTGGAACTAAGAACAACGTTAGGCCACTTGCTTAGTGAACACGCATATCTCGCTGTAGAGGTAATGAGAAATGGTGCCTTAGCAACAAAGGACTTTGAAGCATCAGTCGGAGCATTGAACGCAAATACTGAGGACTTATCCAAAGCAATTACATCTGTGTATGGAGATAAAGCAGGTCAGCAGTTTAAACAAATGTGGGAAGAACATATCGGCTTCTTTGTTGATTATGTAACAGCAACTGGAGAAAATGATGAAGCGAAAAAAGAAGAAGCTTTAAAGAATTTAGATACTTACCGTGAAAAATTCTCTCAATTTCTTGAAACAGCAACCGGTGAACGACTAGAGGCAGGTAGTTTGGCAGATGGATTACAAATGCATGTTAATCAGCTTGTAGGTGCATTTGATCGTTACTTAGCAAAAGATTATGAGAAAGCTTATGAATATGAAAGAGAAGCAATTAATCATATGCATATGGTTGCAAAAGGTTTATCAAATGCCATAGCAGATCAATATCCAGATAAATTTGAGGAAACAAAGGCAGTAACACCTGCAGCAGATCTTAGAGCATCTTTAAATCATTTATTAACGGAGCATGCAGGATTGGCTGTCGTCGCTATGCAACAAGGAGCAGACGGTGCTGATGATTTTGAAGCAGCTGCAAATGCCTTAAATGCAAATACAGAAGATTTAACCGCAGCTATCTCATCTGTTTATGGAGCTGAAGCAGGAGAACAGTTCAAGAAAATGTGGTCAGATCATATCGGCTTCTTTGTTGAATATGTAAAAGCAACTGGTGCTGGTGATGAGGAAGCGAAAGCACAGGCTTTAGAAAAACTAGATGGTTATAGAGGGGAATTTTCAAAATTCTTAGAAACAGCTACCGAAGGACGTTTACAATCTGACGCTCTTGCAGATGGATTACAAATGCATGTTGACCAGCTTATTGCTGCATTTGATTCATATGTAGCTGGAGATTATGAGAAAGCATATGAAGATGTTCGTGGGGCATATGCGCATATGCTAAATCCTGCAAAAGGTTTATCAGCTGCTTTTGTTGATCAATTCCCTGATAAATTTAAGTCAATGATGCCTGAAGAAATGCCTAAAACAGGTATGGGTGGAACAGCAAACAGCATGAACACCGCAGACTTTGTTGCATATGGCCTAGTGCTTGCTGTTATTGTTAGTCTTGGCCTTGTTATTAGAAAAAGATTTGCGCAGAATTAA
- a CDS encoding ribonucleotide-diphosphate reductase subunit beta, with product MQNTTLSKRKIMDANAPNRSTAIINGESSNVLNWDDVAFPWAYPRYKKMLANFWTPFEINMAQDIKQYPNLTNDEQDAFLKIIGLLALLDSIQTDYAGKVSDYITDSSINALMIMLAQQEVIHNHSYSYVLSSLVSKQKQDEVFEYWRNEPILRKRNEFVTNGYQSFAEQPTVEHLLKSIVYDVILEGLFFYSGFAFFYNLARNQKMVATSTMINYINRDEQIHVDLFVQIFKEVLKQYPEYDTEELASFVKETFITAAELEIEWGRFIIGNKMDGINIQDVEDYIKFYANVRCNQLGYERPFEGYRSNPLKWIKAYEEVDLGKSDFFEQKSRQYTKVNHVDNGFDDL from the coding sequence AACGTTTTAAACTGGGATGACGTTGCGTTTCCTTGGGCATATCCTCGTTATAAAAAAATGCTTGCCAACTTCTGGACACCATTTGAGATCAATATGGCTCAAGATATTAAACAATATCCAAACTTAACAAATGATGAGCAGGATGCATTTTTAAAAATTATTGGTCTTCTTGCCCTTTTAGATAGTATTCAAACTGATTATGCGGGAAAAGTATCAGACTACATTACTGATTCAAGTATAAATGCATTAATGATCATGCTGGCACAACAGGAAGTTATTCATAATCACTCGTATTCTTATGTATTATCTAGCTTAGTATCAAAACAAAAGCAAGATGAAGTCTTTGAATATTGGCGAAATGAACCTATATTAAGAAAGCGTAATGAGTTTGTCACAAACGGATATCAATCATTTGCTGAACAGCCAACTGTTGAGCATCTTCTAAAATCAATTGTATATGATGTGATATTAGAAGGTCTTTTCTTCTACTCGGGATTTGCCTTCTTCTATAATCTAGCACGCAATCAAAAAATGGTAGCAACTAGCACGATGATTAACTACATAAACCGGGATGAGCAAATTCATGTTGATTTATTTGTTCAAATTTTTAAAGAAGTATTAAAACAATATCCTGAGTATGATACCGAAGAGCTTGCATCGTTTGTCAAAGAAACGTTCATTACTGCTGCTGAGCTAGAAATTGAATGGGGACGTTTTATTATAGGCAACAAAATGGATGGAATTAATATTCAAGATGTTGAGGACTATATTAAATTTTATGCAAATGTCCGTTGCAATCAGCTGGGATATGAACGCCCATTTGAGGGATATCGCTCCAATCCGTTGAAGTGGATCAAAGCATATGAAGAAGTAGATCTTGGCAAATCAGATTTCTTCGAACAAAAATCAAGACAATATACGAAGGTCAATCATGTAGATAACGGCTTCGATGACCTGTAA
- a CDS encoding STAS domain-containing protein → MLTIKHIPLPYFTIDQEFNILEASDLASKIFGEASNFLDLVDIESKRKAQSLLSEKLITTEIVMTTQESPYALYQIKVNWEYNQGHLICIEQDNRIQTLVDTVELHRRRLSETNFELLEKKEQLEQSLTKIIELSAPFICLTKGLVLVPLFGELNENMIRLNHNRLLSEVSQNQVELVLFDFHGIGEIKKEGIQTFKTLVSELKLMGTDSYMIGLSPSHARLINQLGIKAGTSYMKDLHEAIKTFIV, encoded by the coding sequence ATGCTTACAATCAAACACATCCCGCTTCCTTATTTCACAATTGATCAAGAGTTTAATATATTAGAAGCTTCTGACTTAGCTTCCAAAATCTTTGGTGAAGCATCGAACTTCTTAGATTTAGTTGATATTGAAAGCAAGAGAAAAGCTCAATCTTTACTTTCAGAAAAGCTCATCACAACAGAGATTGTCATGACAACTCAAGAATCACCTTATGCTCTTTATCAAATTAAGGTGAACTGGGAGTACAATCAAGGTCATTTAATATGTATAGAACAAGACAACCGAATTCAAACACTCGTGGACACTGTGGAGCTACATCGAAGACGACTTTCTGAAACGAACTTCGAACTGTTAGAAAAAAAAGAGCAGCTTGAACAATCTCTTACAAAAATCATCGAATTATCAGCACCTTTTATATGTTTAACAAAAGGGCTTGTCCTTGTTCCGTTGTTTGGTGAACTAAATGAGAATATGATCAGATTAAATCATAACCGTTTGTTATCCGAGGTTTCCCAAAATCAAGTAGAACTTGTTTTATTCGATTTTCATGGAATTGGGGAAATAAAAAAAGAGGGTATTCAAACATTTAAAACACTCGTATCTGAGTTAAAATTAATGGGAACAGATTCTTACATGATTGGTTTATCTCCTTCTCACGCAAGATTAATTAATCAATTAGGTATTAAAGCAGGTACTTCGTATATGAAAGACTTACATGAAGCTATTAAAACGTTTATTGTGTAA
- a CDS encoding DedA family protein, with the protein MEDLILNVLDWLTSFGYLGIAIGLMLEVIPSEIVLGYGGYMIVLGKIGFIGAIVAGVIGGTMAQLFLYWLGSIGGRPFLEKYGKYLLINKHHLELSEAWFEKYGSGVIFGARFIPVVRHAISIPAGISKMSLWKFTFYTVAAMIPWTIFFLYLGMELGNNWMYIKETAQPYFLPLTCSAILLAVVYYLVKKFKNPHSN; encoded by the coding sequence ATGGAGGATTTAATTCTTAATGTTTTGGATTGGCTTACAAGTTTTGGATATTTAGGAATTGCAATTGGTCTTATGCTTGAGGTTATTCCTAGTGAGATTGTACTTGGTTATGGTGGGTATATGATCGTGCTTGGGAAAATTGGCTTCATTGGAGCTATTGTAGCTGGAGTGATAGGTGGAACAATGGCTCAACTTTTTTTATATTGGCTTGGTAGCATAGGTGGGAGACCTTTTCTTGAAAAGTATGGGAAATACTTGTTGATTAATAAACACCATTTAGAATTATCAGAAGCATGGTTTGAAAAATACGGTTCAGGTGTTATTTTTGGAGCTAGATTTATTCCAGTTGTGAGACATGCAATTAGTATTCCAGCTGGAATATCAAAGATGTCATTATGGAAATTCACATTTTACACAGTAGCGGCTATGATTCCTTGGACAATTTTCTTTCTGTATTTAGGTATGGAGTTAGGAAATAACTGGATGTATATCAAAGAAACAGCACAACCATATTTTCTTCCGCTTACCTGCTCCGCTATATTATTGGCGGTTGTATATTACCTTGTAAAAAAGTTTAAAAATCCTCATAGCAATTAA
- a CDS encoding class F sortase gives MKCIYLFAFLSIFIVGCQGAQSVKEEMGTHIETIQTTAESEQKTTDQDQSDEIDSPIIKDNREGIIPLKVSIPSINVSADIEKVGLLDNGQMGVPEKFEQVGWYKEGILPGEQGNAVLAGHVDSKTGPAIFYHLHKLEVGDEVHVMNEDGEKLTFIVYDKKSFDTESAPVEKIFGFSYRSNLNLITCTGDFNREKGTHEERLVVYTELAKVEQQ, from the coding sequence ATGAAATGCATTTACCTATTTGCCTTTCTCAGTATATTCATTGTTGGCTGCCAAGGGGCTCAGAGTGTTAAAGAAGAAATGGGAACACACATTGAAACAATACAGACAACTGCAGAATCAGAACAGAAAACAACCGATCAGGACCAAAGTGACGAGATTGATAGTCCGATTATTAAAGACAATAGAGAAGGAATCATACCACTCAAAGTTAGTATACCTTCTATTAATGTGAGTGCCGACATTGAAAAGGTAGGGTTACTTGATAATGGCCAAATGGGTGTTCCAGAAAAATTTGAACAGGTTGGATGGTATAAAGAAGGCATATTACCAGGTGAGCAAGGGAATGCTGTGTTAGCTGGTCATGTGGATAGTAAAACAGGTCCGGCCATTTTTTATCATCTTCATAAACTAGAGGTTGGAGATGAGGTTCATGTCATGAATGAAGATGGAGAAAAACTTACTTTTATTGTTTACGATAAGAAGAGCTTTGACACTGAATCTGCACCTGTAGAAAAAATATTTGGTTTTTCTTACAGAAGTAATTTAAATCTTATTACATGTACAGGTGATTTTAATAGGGAAAAAGGAACACATGAGGAAAGGTTAGTAGTCTATACAGAATTAGCTAAAGTAGAGCAGCAATAA
- a CDS encoding HAD family hydrolase produces the protein MIRAILFDLDGTLLNRDLSLRKFIEDQYIRLNIKHIPNDQYINRFIELDQHGYVWKDKVYAQLIEELKIKDLTASQLLQDYLAFFPRHCTPFDHLKKMLDTIKQQNIQLGMISNGFGQFQMDNIKALEIDNYFDVMLISENEGIKKPDREIFIRALSKLGVSSDESMFVGDHPVNDIEAAKKVGMKTIWKQNTHFSHAPAADYCVTDLIEIIDIIERERKVE, from the coding sequence ATGATAAGAGCAATATTGTTTGACTTAGATGGTACATTGTTGAATCGTGATTTATCGCTTCGAAAATTTATTGAGGATCAGTACATACGCCTAAATATAAAGCATATACCAAATGACCAATACATTAATCGTTTTATAGAACTAGATCAACATGGATATGTATGGAAAGATAAAGTGTATGCTCAATTAATTGAAGAGTTGAAAATAAAGGATCTAACAGCCTCTCAATTACTACAGGATTACCTTGCGTTTTTCCCAAGACATTGTACCCCATTTGATCATCTGAAAAAAATGTTAGACACAATAAAGCAACAAAATATTCAACTTGGGATGATTTCAAATGGATTTGGTCAATTTCAGATGGACAATATCAAAGCGTTGGAGATAGATAATTATTTTGATGTTATGCTGATTTCTGAAAATGAGGGAATTAAAAAACCTGATCGAGAGATATTTATTAGAGCGTTATCTAAATTGGGAGTCTCTTCAGATGAAAGTATGTTTGTAGGGGACCATCCAGTAAATGATATCGAAGCTGCAAAAAAAGTGGGGATGAAAACCATCTGGAAGCAAAATACTCATTTTAGCCATGCTCCTGCTGCTGATTATTGTGTGACAGATTTAATTGAGATCATTGATATTATTGAGAGAGAGAGAAAGGTGGAGTAG
- a CDS encoding anti-sigma factor → MTNEQCISLIDYYNRTLSNEEIEEFESHLEGCSACKQELEELMSLTEELPYLSEQIDVPKGMKARVLENIYDGSTVIEESHEKVSEQKVVELKKKSGRSRFLIPTIAAALLLSLATNVYLYREVTQNSKSEELMPTSQVTLLPPDGQGDGIAIASLLSAAGQKSILLQASNLPKLQDDEVYQLWVLEGGQPYPAGAFQTNDSGQGTLTYSLDGLEGDWDTIAITVEQEPDLPTPKGDIVLAGGI, encoded by the coding sequence ATGACAAATGAACAATGTATCTCTTTAATTGATTATTACAATCGAACATTATCAAATGAGGAAATAGAGGAATTTGAATCACATTTAGAAGGTTGTTCGGCCTGTAAGCAAGAGTTGGAAGAGCTAATGAGTTTAACGGAAGAATTACCTTACCTTTCGGAGCAAATTGATGTTCCAAAAGGAATGAAAGCAAGAGTGCTTGAGAATATATATGACGGGAGTACGGTAATAGAAGAAAGTCATGAAAAGGTTTCAGAACAGAAAGTAGTAGAACTGAAAAAGAAAAGCGGAAGATCGAGATTCTTAATTCCAACAATTGCTGCTGCATTATTATTGTCACTGGCCACAAATGTTTATTTATATAGAGAAGTGACCCAAAATTCAAAAAGCGAGGAGCTCATGCCAACATCTCAGGTAACATTACTACCTCCAGATGGTCAGGGAGATGGCATCGCAATTGCCTCTCTTTTATCAGCAGCTGGGCAGAAGTCGATTCTCCTACAAGCATCTAACTTACCAAAGCTCCAGGATGATGAAGTTTATCAACTATGGGTTCTTGAGGGAGGACAGCCTTATCCTGCTGGTGCCTTTCAAACGAATGATTCCGGTCAAGGTACATTAACATATTCATTAGATGGACTTGAAGGAGACTGGGACACAATAGCCATTACAGTGGAACAAGAGCCAGATTTACCAACTCCAAAAGGAGACATTGTTTTGGCTGGCGGTATTTAG
- a CDS encoding RNA polymerase sigma factor, whose amino-acid sequence MIEKDDASLYAKAANKDRIAFEQLYDRYEKLVYSFAYRITKDTTLSEEIIQDVFMKLWNGTNLYDEKKGKFSSWLLTITRNKAIDEIRKRQRYTHEEVIEKDSLVVDEASTEQKLEQKEQREKIQQAMSNLKIEQQQIIELFYFKGLSQQKIADQCEIPLGTVKGRIRIALKHLKNMLGKEGRDIT is encoded by the coding sequence ATGATCGAGAAGGATGATGCATCGTTATATGCTAAAGCTGCCAATAAAGATCGCATTGCTTTTGAACAGTTATATGATCGTTATGAAAAACTTGTTTATTCTTTCGCTTATCGAATAACGAAGGATACGACCTTGTCAGAGGAGATTATCCAAGATGTTTTTATGAAGCTGTGGAATGGAACAAATCTTTATGATGAGAAAAAAGGGAAATTCTCTTCATGGCTTCTAACGATCACAAGAAATAAAGCAATTGACGAAATTAGAAAACGCCAGAGATATACGCATGAAGAAGTAATTGAGAAAGACTCATTAGTTGTTGATGAAGCTTCTACTGAGCAAAAGCTAGAACAGAAAGAACAACGAGAAAAAATTCAACAGGCCATGTCAAATCTAAAAATAGAACAGCAGCAAATAATTGAATTATTTTACTTTAAAGGATTAAGTCAGCAAAAGATAGCAGATCAGTGTGAGATTCCGCTGGGAACTGTTAAGGGCAGGATTCGGATTGCATTAAAACACTTAAAAAACATGCTAGGTAAGGAAGGGAGGGACATCACATGA
- a CDS encoding YitT family protein, with translation MTEIPMEVQKQMKKHQGLSKSKIIKRTLFIFIGAVLMAVGLEIFLVPNQVIDGGIVGISIILSHLLGMKLGLFIFLLNIPFFFIGYKQIGKTFALSTVFGISVLSVATALLHPVPAFTEDVLLATVFGGIILGIGVGIVLRYGGSLDGTEILAVLFNKKLPFSVGEIIMFFNIFILGSAGFVFGWNRAMYSLIAYFIAFKTIDIVLEGLDESKSAWIISENYQEIGDAILARLGRGVTFLNGEGAYTGDNKKVIFCVITRLEEAKLKSIVEDLDESAFLAVANIAEVRGGRFKKKDIH, from the coding sequence ATGACAGAAATACCGATGGAAGTTCAGAAACAAATGAAAAAGCATCAAGGTTTGTCTAAATCGAAAATTATTAAAAGAACACTTTTTATTTTTATAGGTGCTGTTTTAATGGCAGTCGGCTTGGAAATCTTTCTAGTGCCTAATCAGGTTATTGATGGTGGTATAGTAGGGATTTCGATTATATTATCGCATTTGCTTGGTATGAAACTTGGACTATTTATCTTTCTTTTAAATATACCTTTTTTCTTTATAGGATATAAACAAATTGGGAAAACCTTTGCCCTTTCTACGGTATTTGGCATATCTGTTTTATCAGTAGCAACGGCTTTATTACACCCTGTTCCAGCTTTTACAGAGGATGTTCTTCTAGCAACAGTATTTGGTGGAATCATTCTTGGTATTGGAGTAGGAATTGTTCTAAGATACGGTGGATCTCTGGATGGTACTGAAATACTGGCGGTTCTTTTTAATAAAAAGTTACCTTTTTCCGTTGGAGAAATTATTATGTTCTTCAATATTTTCATTCTTGGTAGTGCAGGATTTGTGTTCGGATGGAACAGAGCTATGTATTCTTTAATCGCCTATTTTATAGCATTTAAAACGATTGATATCGTACTTGAAGGTTTGGATGAATCAAAATCAGCATGGATTATTAGTGAGAATTATCAAGAAATAGGTGATGCAATCCTAGCTCGTTTGGGTCGTGGAGTTACATTTTTAAACGGTGAAGGTGCATACACTGGTGATAACAAAAAAGTGATTTTCTGTGTGATTACGCGGTTAGAGGAAGCCAAATTAAAATCGATCGTTGAAGATTTAGACGAGTCCGCCTTTTTGGCTGTGGCAAATATTGCTGAAGTAAGAGGTGGCCGATTTAAAAAGAAAGATATTCATTAA
- a CDS encoding catalase — protein MKKDNSYNEEFGASNDDSLDHSKSGNEQDDTLTTRQGHPVMDNQNIRTIGDRGPATLENYHFIEKISHFDREEVPERVVHARGSGAFGYFETYGKVGDEPVEKYTRAKVFSGAGKKTPLMVRFSTVAGAKDSPETARDPRGFAVKMYTEEGNWDLVGNNLKIFFIRDAMKFPDMIHAFKADPASNVPNPERMFDFVSRTPEATHMITFLFSPWGIPATYRHMQGSGVNTYKWVNAEGKAVLVKYHWEPKQGIRNLTQEEADSIQAKNVGHATQDLYEAIERGDYPEWELFVQIMEDDYHPELDFDPLDDTKLWPEDKFPWLPVGRMVLDRNPVDFHAEIEQAAFGTGVLVDGMDFSDDKMLQGRTFSYSDTQRYRVGANYLKLPVNAPKAPVRTNQQRGQMDVRDPKESGDNPHINYEPSMLGGFKEASKEGRAPHQPTYNAAAMSAPIDRPNNYGQAGDTYRSFEDWERDELIKNLSEALAACNKKIQDAMIEHFTQADEDYGRRVKEGIEMKVKEMKEMSRGEVPGREAGKSKYGQGGLGSLAANEATKDAVKKSHEADPY, from the coding sequence TTGAAAAAGGATAATTCATATAATGAAGAATTTGGTGCTTCTAATGATGACTCATTAGATCATAGTAAATCTGGAAATGAGCAAGATGATACATTAACAACCCGCCAAGGGCATCCTGTTATGGATAATCAAAATATCCGTACGATCGGTGACCGTGGTCCTGCCACTCTTGAGAATTATCATTTCATTGAAAAAATTTCACATTTTGATCGTGAAGAGGTACCAGAGCGTGTTGTACATGCACGAGGATCGGGTGCATTTGGATATTTTGAAACATATGGAAAAGTTGGCGATGAGCCTGTAGAAAAGTATACGCGCGCAAAAGTATTTTCTGGTGCTGGAAAGAAAACACCATTAATGGTTCGTTTCTCTACAGTAGCAGGAGCTAAGGATTCGCCTGAAACAGCACGTGATCCACGCGGCTTTGCGGTTAAAATGTATACTGAAGAAGGAAACTGGGATCTTGTTGGGAACAACCTTAAAATTTTCTTTATTCGTGATGCAATGAAGTTCCCTGATATGATTCATGCTTTTAAAGCAGATCCTGCTTCAAATGTACCGAATCCAGAGCGTATGTTTGATTTCGTTTCCCGTACACCAGAGGCAACACATATGATCACTTTCCTATTCTCACCATGGGGCATTCCAGCTACATACCGTCATATGCAGGGATCTGGTGTTAATACATATAAATGGGTTAATGCTGAGGGTAAGGCTGTTTTGGTCAAATATCACTGGGAGCCAAAGCAAGGCATCCGTAATTTAACCCAAGAAGAAGCTGACTCTATTCAAGCGAAAAACGTTGGGCATGCAACACAAGATTTATATGAAGCGATCGAGCGCGGGGATTATCCAGAATGGGAGCTTTTTGTTCAAATCATGGAGGATGATTACCATCCTGAACTCGATTTCGATCCTCTTGATGATACAAAGCTTTGGCCAGAGGATAAATTCCCATGGCTACCTGTTGGACGTATGGTGCTAGATCGTAATCCAGTGGACTTTCATGCTGAGATTGAACAAGCTGCCTTCGGTACAGGGGTTCTTGTTGATGGCATGGACTTTTCAGATGATAAAATGCTACAAGGTCGTACGTTCTCCTACTCCGATACACAGCGCTATCGTGTTGGAGCAAACTATCTGAAATTACCTGTGAATGCACCTAAAGCGCCTGTTCGCACAAATCAGCAACGCGGACAAATGGATGTGCGTGATCCAAAAGAGTCTGGAGATAATCCTCATATTAACTATGAGCCATCCATGCTAGGAGGATTTAAGGAAGCAAGTAAAGAAGGACGTGCGCCTCACCAACCAACTTATAATGCAGCGGCAATGAGCGCACCAATTGATCGACCTAACAACTACGGTCAAGCTGGTGACACATACCGTAGCTTTGAAGATTGGGAGCGCGATGAATTAATTAAAAACCTTTCGGAAGCACTTGCAGCATGTAATAAGAAAATTCAAGATGCGATGATTGAACACTTTACACAAGCTGATGAAGATTATGGCCGTCGTGTAAAGGAAGGTATTGAAATGAAAGTGAAAGAAATGAAGGAAATGAGCAGGGGTGAGGTTCCAGGCCGTGAAGCAGGAAAGTCAAAATATGGTCAAGGTGGACTAGGTTCATTAGCTGCAAATGAAGCAACAAAAGACGCTGTAAAGAAAAGCCACGAAGCCGATCCTTATTAA
- a CDS encoding transcriptional regulator SplA domain-containing protein, with the protein MDQKDQEFYDNEVFAQAQVVQHPKEKNHTALVLDQSFHLLSGSDLTSDDTVNE; encoded by the coding sequence ATGGATCAAAAAGATCAAGAATTTTATGATAATGAAGTATTTGCTCAAGCTCAGGTTGTTCAGCATCCTAAGGAAAAAAATCATACGGCTTTAGTTCTAGATCAATCATTTCACCTGTTGTCGGGTAGTGATTTAACATCTGACGATACGGTGAATGAATAA